In Mus caroli chromosome 16, CAROLI_EIJ_v1.1, whole genome shotgun sequence, the sequence CGCCCAGGCCTGCAGCTGTCACGAGGAATCATGCGACCCGGTCACCGGTGCCTGCCACCTGGGTGAGTGGGTGAAGAACGTCGGGCCAGGGAATGGAGTGGGGTGCGTGATCCTGCGCTGAGCCGCTGCTCCCCACAGAGACCAATCAGCGCAAAGGTGTGATGGGCGCGGGCGCGCTGCTCACGCTGCTCCTCGGCCTGCTGCTCTCGCTGCTCGGTTGTTGCTGCGCCTGCCGGGGCAAGGACTCGGCGCGCCGGTGAGGCCCTAAGCCAGCCCCCACCCACCGCTTGGTTTAGGTAGCCCGCTTTGTGTGACCGACTGTGCTTCTCGAACCCAGACCCCACTCCTGAGGCAGGGCCCAGCCCTTTATTTCCTCAGGGCCTCCCCCTTCTGTTCCCATCGAATTTGAACCGTCCCTCCCAGTCCCGCCCCGCCCCTTCGCTCAGGCCCCGCCCCTGCAGGGAGCTCACCCTTGGAAGGAAGAAGGCGCCTCAACGCTTTTGTGGAAGCTTCAGCCGCATCAGCATGAAGCTGCCCCGAATCCCGCTTCGCAGGCAGAAGCTGCCCAAAGTCGTAGGTAAGAATGTAGGCCCTGGGACTCAGGGAAAACACACTACAAGAGGCTTCTAGAAAATGGTATAACGGGGTGCAAAGGCTCAATGCAGAAGTAGGGGACTTAGAGTTTTAATGTGTGTGGGAGTGGAGAGGTGCgcctggaagaagaaagggaggctgTTGCTAGGGGTGAGGCTgtagggaaaggaaggagtccTAGGTGCGGGAAGATGTTAGGTGTATGCAGGAGACGTAGGGACACACGAGTCATTTGCCTGGCAGGTCACCTGACCTGTAGATCTCTCTACATTGCGATGCAGATCCTGAGGggaactagtgtgtgtgtgtagcacaccAGCAGTTTGATTGGTTCCCAGCTGTTACTAGAGCCCTTCCTAGAAAAGGGCAGGATGGTCCCCATCCCACTTCAGAGTCTCTAGTAGACGTTCAATGTGATGACAGGCAAGGGGGCGGTCCCTCCCTTTAGGTAAGTTCTTTCTGAAGATTGGTGGGGTCCGTTCAGTCTCAGGAGGTAAAGGAGACAGCTGGAAAAGCTCTGGTCCATATAAGCCGCATGACTCCTAGGAGCATAAGTGTCAGGGCTGAACCTTGGTGCAAAGGCTGCTGGGAGAGCCTGAGCCCAGCAGCAGTCCTCCCCTGAACATTTGAATTCAGAAGTGCTCCAGGGTTCCCCAAGTCCCACCAGGCAGAGGCCAGAGTTGGCTGGAGAACATGGTGGCCTTCCCAGGCCACGTGTGCTAGAGTTTATGTCTTTCCTTAACACGTAGTCTACTCTTTCTGCTCCCTAGCTGACCGCATTTGGCTTGCactttttccttgttttaaaaatatctttacaaCCCCATTTACTCGTTttgagtgtgtgggtgttttgccttcacgTATGTGTGCACCACTTGTATGCCTgggtttgtggaggtcagaagaaggctgccttcatgtatgtgtgcaccacttgtatgcctggtgtctgtggaggtcagaagaaggcatgagatcctctggaattagagttacagatagttgtgagctaccatgagggttctgggaatcaaatccagaacttctggaagaacagccagtgcccttagccatttccccagcccaattttgtttgtttttgagccaggatctcaTACTGTAAGCCAGGTTGTCATGAACTCAGCtgagtagcctaggctagcctcaagctcacagtgAGGCTCCTTCCTTAGGCTTTCAAGCGCTTGGATACAGGAATAAACTTCTGTCTCCAGCTTTCTTCACGGTTCCCTTTCTTGTGTTTGCCTGCTACTCATTCTTCTGCTCTGATCTAATGTGACTCTGCTGAATGTCATGTCCCCCCTGCAGTTTTTTTGTAGGGGCGTGTCATGACCGCTTGGTTCATGGTTAGCTAATTAAGGGTACAgactgggaagaggagggggtTCCTGGCACCCTGCCTcactttctccccccacccccagtggcccATCATGACCTAGACAACACACTCAACTGCAGTTTTCTGGACCCACCCTCAGGGCTGGAGCAGCCCTCTCCATCATGGTCCTCCAGGGCCTCCTTCTCATCATTCGACACCACAGATGAAGGCCCTGTGTACTGTGTGCCCCACGAGGGTGAGTGTGGCCCTGCATGGACGGCCCTCTAGCACAATGAAATGCCCTTGCTATCTATGTTGGAGGTCCATGGGGATGAGGGCACCAAGAAGCTGAGAACTAGGATTTGTTGGCCACAGTCCTGCAGCTACAAAGCTGAGGTTCTGTACAGAGACAGCTGGTCCTCTGGCAGAGGAGATGGGGTCACTCGTGGGGGATGGCTCCTCCAGCGCTATTGAATGCTGTGATTAGCTTGTCATTCCCTTGTTAGAGGCGACTGCCGACAGCCGAGACCTGGAAGCGACTGCCGCTCTCACTGAGGTGGCCGCTGTGTCCTTAGCGCCCACGGGCACCTCGACGCCCGGGGAGGAGGCAGCGGGCCTCCCTGCATCCTCGGACAGCGAGCGCTCGGCGTCAAGCGTGGAGGGGCCGAGCGGGGCGCTGTACGCGCGTGTGGCCCGGCGTGAGGCCCGGCCGGCCCGGACCCGAAATGAGGCTGGGGGCTTGTCACTGTCCCCATCGCCCGAGCGCAGGAAGCCGCCACCACCAGaccctgccaccaagcctaaggTGTCCTGGATCCATGGCAAGCACAGCGCCGCTGCCGCTGCACCGTCGCCGCCGCCCGCAGGCCGCAAGGCTGCGCCGAGCCCTAGCGGGAGGAAACGGACCCCCAGCAATTCGTCGTCGGTGCAGCCCCCGGGCCTGACCGAGGAGGCCCCCGGCCCGGCTTCACCCACGCCGCCCCGCGCCCGAGCGCGCGGCCGCGGCCTGGGGCTCTCGGAGCCAACGGACGCGGGAGGTCCCCCGCGCAGCGCGCCTGAGGCCGCCTCTATGCTGGCAGCCGAGCTGCGCGACAAGACTCGCAGCCTAGGCCGCGCCGAGAAACCGCCACCGCCGCAGAAGGCCAAGCGCTCCGTGCTCCCCGCCTCGACGGTCCGCGCGGCCTCGGCGTCCGAGGCCTCGGGGTCCGAGAAGGCGGCGGCCAGCGCACCTGCGCCCGAGACCCCTCGGAAGAAGACCCCCATCCAGAAACCGCCTCGGAAGAAGAGCAGGGAGGCAGCCGGGGAGCCGAGTAGGGCAGGCACGGCCCCCGGAGCTTCCTAAGCTAGCAGCCCCGGGAGGCTTTCTCACCACCGTTTCCCCGCGCGGCCGCAGCGAAGGCATTTCATTGGCCCCAAAACCCAGCGCCCGCCCGAGTCCGTGTCTGGTTGGCCCAGGCTCAAGCAGCCGCGGCCTGGTTGGATCTGCTCTCGGGCCTCGCAGACACTTAGCTGGCTACCCGCTCCCACTAGCAGTGGAGCTTTTCTAGTAATCTCTGTCTCATTGGCCATGGCTTGGAGAGCCTACAGACTTCTTACTGGCCAAGAAGAGTGTTCttggctgggctaccttgtcacT encodes:
- the Scarf2 gene encoding scavenger receptor class F member 2, translating into MEGAGSRGAGPARRQGARELGLLLLLWLLPGLAAPQDLNPRGRNVCRTPGSQVLTCCAGWRQLGDECGIAVCEGNSTCSENEVCVRPGECRCRHGYFGANCDTKCPRQFWGPDCKERCSCHPHGQCEDVTGQCTCHARRWGARCEHACQCQHGTCHPRSGACRCEPGWWGAQCASACYCSATSRCDPQTGACLCHVGWWGRSCNNQCACNSSPCEQQSGRCQCRERMFGARCDRYCQCSHGRCHPVDGTCACDPGYRGKYCREPCPAGFYGPGCRRRCGQCKGQQPCTVVEGRCLTCEPGWNGTKCDQPCATGFYGEGCGHRCPPCRDGHACNHVTGKCTHCNAGWIGDRCETKCSNGTYGEDCAFVCSDCGSGHCDFQSGRCLCSPGVHGPHCNITCPAGLHGVDCAQACSCHEESCDPVTGACHLETNQRKGVMGAGALLTLLLGLLLSLLGCCCACRGKDSARRELTLGRKKAPQRFCGSFSRISMKLPRIPLRRQKLPKVVVAHHDLDNTLNCSFLDPPSGLEQPSPSWSSRASFSSFDTTDEGPVYCVPHEEATADSRDLEATAALTEVAAVSLAPTGTSTPGEEAAGLPASSDSERSASSVEGPSGALYARVARREARPARTRNEAGGLSLSPSPERRKPPPPDPATKPKVSWIHGKHSAAAAAPSPPPAGRKAAPSPSGRKRTPSNSSSVQPPGLTEEAPGPASPTPPRARARGRGLGLSEPTDAGGPPRSAPEAASMLAAELRDKTRSLGRAEKPPPPQKAKRSVLPASTVRAASASEASGSEKAAASAPAPETPRKKTPIQKPPRKKSREAAGEPSRAGTAPGAS